A window from uncultured Fibrobacter sp. encodes these proteins:
- a CDS encoding chloride channel protein, with translation MNFKDFGKYNQFKEQFAGMSPEMKEQMMKMAKEQMKMRINAFVQKWLSLPILTLTAVFLGALVGALTAFFGQVLLAVSALRDAHPVYWIPGLALIGVAIVLGYRKFGKGTERGMDMVFGVAHGKENEIPLRMIPMVAVSTWLTHLFGGSAGREGVAIQIGATLGHNISKKIHVENAGKILLIAGMAAGFAGLFQTPLAAIALALEVLLVGHLELAALLPATVAAFTAYKVSETLGLEKFSVDLNSLFPDSNVASFLWNESGLDIHFVLRLALLGVLFGIVGGGFAKLHSLAKKFIANKLTNPYKRIAFVGIGISVLLLLFWQGRYAGLGTNLIDLCFVNGAGIFAYDWILKFALTIATIAVGFKGGEVTPLFAIGATFGACIAATVGIPLPLAAALGYAAVFGGATNTLFAPIFIGAEIFGFDTLPAFFIVCVIAFVCNGGQSIYAQKKLRIK, from the coding sequence ATGAATTTTAAGGATTTTGGCAAATACAACCAGTTCAAGGAACAGTTCGCCGGCATGTCTCCCGAAATGAAGGAGCAGATGATGAAAATGGCGAAAGAGCAAATGAAAATGCGAATCAATGCATTTGTTCAGAAATGGTTGTCACTCCCGATTTTGACGTTAACGGCCGTTTTTCTTGGCGCCCTTGTCGGAGCCCTCACGGCGTTTTTCGGTCAGGTTTTGCTAGCCGTTTCCGCGTTGCGTGACGCCCACCCCGTCTACTGGATTCCGGGACTTGCACTCATTGGCGTAGCCATTGTCCTCGGCTATCGTAAATTCGGCAAGGGCACGGAGCGCGGCATGGATATGGTATTCGGAGTCGCCCACGGCAAAGAAAACGAGATTCCCTTACGCATGATTCCAATGGTCGCCGTAAGCACCTGGCTCACGCACCTGTTCGGTGGCAGCGCCGGCCGCGAAGGGGTCGCCATTCAGATTGGAGCCACCTTAGGCCACAATATCAGCAAGAAAATTCATGTCGAAAATGCGGGCAAAATTTTACTCATCGCGGGAATGGCGGCAGGCTTTGCTGGACTTTTCCAGACTCCGCTTGCAGCGATAGCCCTCGCCCTCGAAGTCTTGCTGGTCGGGCACCTGGAACTGGCGGCATTGCTCCCCGCAACGGTTGCAGCATTCACCGCATACAAAGTCTCCGAAACGCTCGGACTAGAAAAGTTCTCCGTAGACCTGAATTCGCTTTTCCCTGACAGCAACGTTGCCTCGTTTTTGTGGAACGAAAGCGGGCTCGACATTCATTTCGTATTAAGGCTGGCTTTGCTCGGCGTACTTTTTGGAATCGTGGGCGGAGGATTCGCCAAGCTGCATTCGCTTGCCAAGAAGTTTATCGCAAACAAGCTCACAAATCCATACAAGCGCATCGCCTTTGTCGGAATCGGCATCAGCGTTCTTCTGCTTTTGTTCTGGCAGGGCCGTTACGCGGGCCTTGGAACAAACTTGATAGACCTTTGCTTTGTGAACGGAGCAGGTATTTTTGCCTACGACTGGATTCTGAAATTCGCCCTCACGATTGCAACGATTGCGGTCGGTTTCAAGGGAGGCGAAGTCACGCCGCTGTTTGCCATCGGAGCAACCTTTGGAGCATGTATCGCCGCCACGGTGGGGATACCCCTTCCGCTTGCAGCCGCCCTCGGTTATGCGGCTGTTTTCGGAGGTGCCACCAACACGCTATTTGCCCCCATTTTCATCGGCGCCGAGATTTTTGGATTCGACACACTCCCCGCCTTTTTCATCGTATGCGTTATCGCCTTCGTATGCAACGGCGGCCAAAGCATCTATGCGCAAAAAAAACTGAGGATTAAGTAG
- a CDS encoding DUF4416 family protein: MKASQFSENAQLIAFVLQRGAEWNPEVIDALERTWGKILHKGKLFAFDKTPYYAPEMGEGLYRGVVSFVKVIPPETIAEEKERSNALEFSMASADNPDMRTVNIDIGYMDLDKVVLPSYKRGPFKLYAGKGVWLDMLLTYAKGVFHPTAWAFEDFKRNPYQHDLQLIREKFKKSRQ; the protein is encoded by the coding sequence ATGAAAGCTTCGCAATTTTCTGAAAATGCTCAGTTGATCGCTTTTGTATTGCAGCGGGGGGCCGAATGGAACCCTGAAGTGATCGATGCTCTCGAACGGACCTGGGGAAAAATACTCCACAAGGGAAAACTTTTTGCTTTCGACAAGACTCCCTACTATGCTCCAGAAATGGGGGAGGGGTTGTATCGCGGAGTTGTTTCTTTTGTAAAGGTGATTCCGCCCGAAACGATTGCGGAAGAGAAAGAACGAAGCAACGCGCTTGAATTTTCGATGGCAAGTGCGGATAATCCCGATATGCGGACGGTAAACATCGATATCGGCTATATGGACTTGGACAAGGTGGTGCTCCCGAGCTATAAGCGAGGGCCGTTCAAGCTTTACGCCGGGAAAGGCGTGTGGCTAGATATGCTTTTGACTTATGCCAAGGGCGTTTTCCACCCGACCGCGTGGGCTTTCGAGGACTTTAAGCGAAACCCGTATCAGCATGACTTGCAACTGATCCGCGAAAAATTTAAGAAAAGTCGACAGTAG
- a CDS encoding DNA internalization-related competence protein ComEC/Rec2, translating to MDFKTNRKSKLSAEFIQLCTPLLGKPALFSSVIVIATYGSLDCHAYAPAFLLPIIFAAHVLSRKIQWVIFLSLAAACISHEITFQQVTPEKTPAPNGCGIIETTQPRANGMAVIIHTKTSTDDFRIRLTEKRDLPHYPLPGDSLCYEASFYPVTPPTVPGTFDTHGWLKSQKLDAYGKFIHWTVYKSTWVPEREFYRFRQWIRSRFSEFLDPAETGLLLGLLAGDRSQIPDALRSDFQRSGLVHVLAISGFHVVLLAGILMIFLKATGLPHRMVRIIAICLLFLYVPVTGGSPAVRRAVLMFAVPQVGALFQRKANTLNSLGVALLFIMLPEPSVIWNPGFQLSVAATMGILIGGFYNPFKRIPEEWHRKKIWNFLQSFIFEPTYVTLCATLSTAPFLIHHFKTLSPFAWLGNIVVVPAISMGMQAGLFALLSPIDLFREHFCYAARFFLRLASLLTRLMSDSVQASVTVGPFGPAILLLCGFSVLALPLFFKNRIARYLSLCCLLLFSAIYTYDGYRAISCPTWKLTTLDVGQGDSHLITTPAGSHILVDAGDIKRQDSGKDIIVPYLHHIGVSKLDILIITHADQDHFGGAGSILKTFPVKELWITECARISPKENWQQIIGEAYRRGVPIRDLSRGLVYRENFFEIKTVHPETRRCIDENTQSITLRVKGLGHSVLLTGDLTAQGEAEILKTDVYLKSDVLKLGHHGSKTSSSVPFLDKVNPRLAIISSGRRNRFRHPSKQVIQRLDSMQIPYLNTAEKGTIEIHFSTDTMTVNTMWK from the coding sequence ATGGATTTCAAAACGAATCGAAAAAGCAAGCTCTCCGCAGAATTTATTCAATTGTGTACCCCGCTTCTCGGAAAGCCCGCCCTATTCAGTTCCGTAATCGTTATCGCCACTTACGGAAGCCTGGACTGCCACGCGTATGCCCCCGCATTCCTTTTACCTATCATTTTTGCGGCTCATGTTCTTTCGAGAAAAATTCAATGGGTCATATTCCTTTCCCTTGCCGCAGCCTGCATCAGTCACGAAATCACATTCCAACAGGTTACCCCAGAAAAGACTCCCGCCCCAAACGGCTGCGGAATCATCGAGACAACTCAGCCCAGGGCAAACGGCATGGCCGTTATAATCCATACCAAAACTAGCACCGATGACTTTCGCATCCGCCTCACCGAAAAGCGCGACTTGCCACATTATCCGCTTCCAGGAGACTCGCTCTGCTACGAGGCATCCTTCTACCCCGTCACGCCACCGACGGTTCCCGGAACATTCGACACTCACGGGTGGCTAAAGTCACAAAAGCTAGACGCCTACGGGAAATTTATCCACTGGACGGTCTACAAAAGTACCTGGGTTCCTGAGCGGGAATTCTACAGATTCCGCCAATGGATTCGGTCACGATTTTCCGAATTCCTAGACCCGGCCGAAACAGGGCTTTTGCTAGGGCTACTCGCCGGTGACAGGTCGCAGATTCCGGACGCCCTCCGCAGCGACTTTCAGCGTTCGGGACTAGTCCACGTTCTTGCCATCAGCGGGTTTCACGTTGTCCTTCTCGCCGGAATCCTCATGATATTCCTGAAGGCGACGGGGCTTCCGCACCGAATGGTTAGAATCATTGCCATTTGCCTTTTGTTCCTGTACGTTCCCGTGACAGGCGGCTCGCCCGCCGTAAGGCGGGCGGTCCTCATGTTCGCCGTACCGCAGGTCGGCGCACTTTTTCAAAGGAAGGCGAATACACTCAACAGTCTCGGTGTAGCCCTTTTGTTTATTATGCTTCCAGAGCCTTCCGTCATCTGGAATCCCGGATTCCAGCTTTCCGTTGCCGCTACGATGGGAATTCTCATCGGTGGATTCTACAATCCATTCAAAAGAATTCCCGAGGAATGGCACAGGAAAAAAATTTGGAATTTCTTGCAGAGTTTCATTTTCGAACCGACATACGTCACCCTGTGCGCAACACTTTCTACCGCACCGTTCCTCATTCACCATTTCAAGACACTGTCCCCGTTTGCATGGCTTGGAAACATTGTTGTCGTTCCCGCCATTTCAATGGGAATGCAGGCGGGCCTATTCGCACTCCTTTCGCCAATAGACCTCTTTCGCGAGCATTTCTGCTATGCGGCCAGATTCTTTCTGCGGCTCGCCTCCCTACTCACAAGGCTCATGTCCGATTCGGTACAGGCTTCGGTTACCGTAGGTCCCTTCGGCCCAGCAATTTTACTGTTATGCGGATTTTCGGTCCTAGCATTACCCCTATTTTTCAAGAACCGCATCGCAAGATACCTTTCACTATGCTGTCTGTTGCTCTTTTCTGCAATATATACCTACGACGGATACCGCGCCATCAGTTGCCCCACCTGGAAACTTACCACCCTAGACGTGGGCCAAGGCGACAGTCACTTGATTACAACGCCGGCGGGTTCCCATATTCTAGTCGATGCAGGCGATATCAAGCGACAAGATTCCGGGAAAGACATAATCGTTCCGTACCTGCACCATATCGGAGTTTCTAAACTGGACATTCTCATTATCACGCATGCCGACCAGGACCATTTCGGAGGCGCAGGTTCCATTCTCAAGACCTTTCCCGTCAAGGAATTGTGGATAACGGAGTGCGCAAGAATTTCACCCAAAGAGAACTGGCAACAAATCATAGGCGAAGCCTACAGGCGAGGCGTTCCGATACGGGACCTAAGCAGAGGCCTTGTTTACAGGGAAAATTTCTTTGAAATAAAGACGGTTCACCCCGAAACCAGACGCTGCATCGACGAAAACACACAAAGTATCACGCTACGGGTAAAGGGTTTGGGGCATTCGGTACTACTGACCGGAGACTTAACCGCACAAGGCGAAGCCGAAATCCTAAAAACAGACGTCTACCTCAAAAGCGATGTTCTTAAGCTAGGGCACCACGGTTCAAAAACGTCAAGCAGCGTTCCATTTTTAGACAAGGTAAATCCAAGACTCGCCATTATTTCAAGCGGACGCCGCAACCGATTCAGACATCCGAGCAAACAAGTCATCCAAAGGCTCGATTCGATGCAAATTCCCTACTTGAACACAGCCGAAAAAGGAACCATTGAAATTCATTTTTCAACAGACACCATGACCGTAAATACGATGTGGAAATGA
- the hisN gene encoding histidinol-phosphatase → MAATAENQELLKIALKAAELAQENIMKYFQGSVGVEWKKDNTPVTIADKSTEEIARKFWEKETPGFGVIGEEFGIENPDAEYQWVIDPIDGTKAFIHGVPLFGTLIALYKKGTPIASLIRIPAMNTAVWAVKDGGAFLDGREISCSKITTLSESLVLSGTVNTMETAGYGEKYAAVRRAAKLHRGWGDCYGYYLVAAGRAELMIDPVVSLWDIAPYPLLFKEAGGKFSTIDGITELFDATGKPVAPIYEGYTSMASNGLIHDEVAKIMNSSK, encoded by the coding sequence ATGGCAGCGACAGCTGAAAATCAAGAACTATTGAAGATTGCGCTCAAGGCCGCAGAGCTTGCCCAGGAAAATATCATGAAGTATTTCCAGGGGAGCGTGGGCGTCGAATGGAAAAAGGACAACACGCCTGTAACCATCGCCGACAAGAGCACCGAAGAAATCGCACGCAAGTTCTGGGAAAAGGAAACTCCGGGTTTCGGCGTGATTGGCGAAGAATTCGGAATCGAGAATCCCGACGCCGAATACCAGTGGGTGATCGACCCGATTGACGGCACCAAGGCATTCATTCACGGTGTGCCGTTGTTCGGGACGCTGATTGCCCTGTATAAGAAAGGAACTCCAATTGCAAGCCTGATTCGCATCCCGGCGATGAACACGGCTGTCTGGGCGGTAAAGGATGGAGGAGCTTTCTTGGACGGCCGTGAAATCAGCTGTTCGAAAATAACGACGCTTTCGGAATCGCTCGTACTTTCGGGCACCGTGAATACGATGGAGACCGCAGGTTACGGCGAAAAGTATGCTGCGGTGCGTCGGGCAGCCAAACTGCACCGCGGTTGGGGCGACTGCTACGGCTACTACCTGGTAGCTGCGGGCCGTGCCGAACTCATGATTGATCCCGTCGTTTCGCTGTGGGACATTGCCCCGTATCCGCTCCTGTTCAAGGAAGCCGGCGGCAAGTTCAGCACCATCGACGGAATCACGGAACTTTTTGACGCCACCGGAAAACCTGTCGCCCCGATTTACGAGGGCTACACCAGCATGGCATCGAACGGGCTGATTCACGACGAAGTCGCAAAAATCATGAATTCGTCTAAATAA
- a CDS encoding radical SAM/SPASM domain-containing protein, whose product MNSVYIEITNVCNLNCSFCPSGKANTNDADHAGEKRPREFMSSELFERCITEAATVAENVYFHVLGEPTLHPGFGLFLKKLETTPLKLNLTTNGTTIARTGKLILSSQAVRQVNFSTHAYAELSAEEAKQNLQDVQDFCEYACAERPDLYINLRLWNVGNPQSVAWNKYLIYKVGETFHNSLETISLENFCSRHKSFPVAGRIYLHQDSRFEWPDESSAASSSTNSGPYKGIEEGGDPKTVAGTCRALDTHVAILHDGRVVACCLDYSGKITLGHIQEQSLLEILDTPTARNLREGFEKHELRHPFCQSCSFCKRFGK is encoded by the coding sequence ATGAACTCAGTCTACATTGAAATCACGAACGTTTGCAACTTGAATTGCAGCTTTTGCCCTAGCGGAAAAGCGAATACAAACGACGCAGACCATGCAGGCGAAAAACGCCCTCGTGAATTCATGAGTTCAGAACTTTTCGAACGTTGCATTACCGAAGCGGCGACAGTCGCCGAAAATGTCTATTTTCACGTGCTAGGCGAACCCACGCTGCATCCGGGATTCGGACTATTCCTCAAGAAACTGGAAACGACGCCCCTCAAGCTAAACCTGACAACAAACGGCACCACGATTGCACGTACAGGCAAGCTGATACTTTCCTCACAAGCCGTACGGCAGGTGAATTTTTCGACACACGCCTATGCGGAACTTTCTGCAGAAGAAGCTAAGCAAAACCTTCAAGACGTACAGGATTTTTGCGAATACGCCTGCGCCGAGCGCCCCGACCTCTATATCAATTTGAGGCTCTGGAACGTAGGAAACCCTCAAAGCGTTGCTTGGAACAAATATCTCATCTATAAAGTCGGCGAAACATTCCACAATTCACTAGAAACCATTTCTCTCGAAAATTTCTGCAGCCGCCACAAGAGCTTTCCCGTCGCTGGACGAATCTACCTTCATCAGGACAGCCGCTTTGAATGGCCGGACGAATCTTCCGCAGCGTCATCCTCGACCAACTCTGGCCCCTATAAGGGGATAGAGGAGGGAGGGGATCCAAAAACCGTAGCGGGAACCTGCCGCGCACTCGATACGCACGTAGCCATTCTTCACGACGGACGCGTAGTCGCCTGTTGCCTGGACTATAGCGGGAAAATCACGCTTGGTCATATTCAGGAGCAAAGCCTTTTAGAAATACTCGACACGCCCACCGCCAGGAATCTCCGCGAAGGATTCGAAAAACACGAATTGCGCCACCCGTTTTGCCAGAGTTGCTCCTTCTGCAAGCGTTTCGGAAAATAA
- the hisC gene encoding histidinol-phosphate transaminase, translating into MIDPRPELSKLSDYVPGKSMEEIRAKYGLTEVVKLASNENPLGASPKAVEAYHKIADALHLYPRGDAPKLIDAIASFYGVKTKQIVIGNGSDEIIDMVGKAFIRQGDNCVGITPTFSVYKFTTLSNGADFIGVGIGDQKTPLSDLLKAVNEKTRVVFICSPNNPTGVYYNKQELIEFLDKVPSNVLVFLDQAYSEFATAADYPFMIDMLDKYRNLFINRTFSKIYGLAGLRIGYAFGSEEVIASLWKIKPPFDVNQAAQVAAIAALSDKEHVQKTLELNAAGIAYLKPEFESLGFKVLPTQGNFICVHIGPKAKDLVLFLEKNGMIVRGLTSFGLPEHIRVTLGKREENELLVSLVKKWKAQA; encoded by the coding sequence ATGATAGATCCGCGTCCAGAGCTTTCTAAACTTTCCGATTACGTTCCCGGCAAATCCATGGAAGAAATCCGTGCGAAATACGGGCTCACTGAAGTTGTCAAACTGGCATCGAACGAAAACCCGCTCGGAGCCTCCCCGAAGGCTGTCGAAGCCTACCACAAAATCGCAGACGCCCTCCACCTCTACCCGCGTGGAGACGCTCCCAAATTGATCGATGCCATCGCCTCGTTTTACGGCGTAAAGACAAAACAGATCGTAATCGGCAACGGTTCCGATGAAATCATCGACATGGTGGGAAAGGCGTTCATCCGCCAAGGCGACAACTGCGTGGGCATTACGCCCACCTTCTCGGTCTACAAGTTCACCACGCTTTCTAACGGTGCAGACTTTATCGGAGTCGGGATCGGGGATCAAAAGACTCCGCTTTCGGACCTTCTGAAGGCCGTCAACGAAAAGACCCGCGTGGTTTTCATCTGCAGCCCGAATAATCCGACCGGCGTTTACTACAACAAGCAGGAATTGATCGAATTCCTGGATAAGGTTCCGAGCAACGTGCTTGTGTTCCTGGACCAAGCCTATTCCGAATTTGCAACAGCTGCCGATTATCCGTTTATGATCGACATGCTCGACAAGTACAGGAACCTGTTCATCAACCGCACCTTCAGCAAAATTTACGGACTTGCAGGGCTTCGCATCGGCTACGCCTTCGGTAGCGAAGAAGTCATTGCCTCCCTGTGGAAAATCAAGCCGCCGTTCGACGTAAACCAGGCCGCCCAAGTCGCGGCAATCGCAGCGCTTTCTGACAAGGAACACGTCCAGAAGACTCTCGAACTCAACGCTGCAGGCATCGCCTATCTCAAGCCGGAATTTGAATCCCTTGGATTCAAGGTACTCCCCACTCAAGGAAACTTTATCTGCGTACACATCGGCCCCAAGGCTAAGGACCTGGTACTCTTCCTTGAAAAGAACGGCATGATCGTGCGTGGACTCACGAGCTTTGGGCTCCCCGAACACATCCGCGTCACGCTCGGCAAGCGCGAAGAAAACGAGCTTCTGGTAAGCCTCGTCAAAAAATGGAAGGCGCAAGCCTAA